From the Clostridium putrefaciens genome, one window contains:
- a CDS encoding sulfide/dihydroorotate dehydrogenase-like FAD/NAD-binding protein: MCSQLSGKHFCDCINWKGVCIYQEYHDNKNKVNEDRKEFTCKILSKKYLETNVISLTILVSHKLAQDLYAAGSYVFMRNPEAISYYDTPISIMDVNLEENTIKVIIEIKGIKTKSIEKLSEDEKVIIRGPYWNGVFGLKNIAKTTEGHSLVVCSGIGMAPMIPVIKKLYSNGNKVTVILDKAGYKNIFIEEDLKKYDVELIECDLLVSGEFTKEAKGIIEEFIESKSINLIHCSGANILIFKLIELNNKRIKLSCCNNAKLCCGEGVCGSCTERYEGHKKKRLCKVQAEPNSIFEGRRLI; encoded by the coding sequence ATATGTTCACAACTTTCGGGAAAGCATTTTTGCGACTGCATTAATTGGAAGGGAGTATGTATTTATCAAGAATATCATGATAATAAAAACAAGGTGAATGAAGATAGGAAGGAATTTACCTGTAAGATTTTAAGTAAAAAATATTTAGAAACAAATGTTATATCTCTTACTATATTAGTATCTCATAAACTAGCTCAAGATCTTTATGCTGCTGGTAGTTATGTATTTATGAGAAATCCTGAAGCCATAAGCTATTACGATACGCCTATTTCAATTATGGATGTAAATTTAGAAGAAAACACAATAAAAGTAATTATAGAAATAAAAGGTATTAAAACTAAAAGCATAGAAAAGTTATCAGAAGATGAAAAAGTTATAATAAGAGGACCTTACTGGAATGGAGTATTTGGACTTAAAAATATAGCAAAAACCACAGAAGGTCATTCATTAGTGGTATGTAGTGGTATAGGAATGGCACCCATGATACCTGTAATAAAAAAACTATATTCAAATGGAAATAAGGTAACAGTAATATTAGATAAAGCTGGATACAAAAATATTTTTATAGAAGAAGATTTAAAAAAGTATGATGTAGAATTAATTGAATGTGACTTATTAGTATCAGGGGAGTTTACTAAAGAGGCTAAAGGTATTATAGAAGAATTTATAGAAAGTAAATCTATAAATTTAATACATTGTTCTGGGGCAAATATTTTAATATTTAAATTAATAGAGCTTAATAATAAAAGAATTAAATTATCTTGCTGTAATAATGCTAAGTTGTGTTGTGGCGAAGGGGTTTGTGGAAGTTGCACTGAAAGATATGAGGGCCATAAGAAAAAGAGATTATGTAAGGTTCAAGCAGAACCAAATAGTATATTTGAGGGGAGAAGACTTATATGA
- the asd gene encoding aspartate-semialdehyde dehydrogenase encodes MSSKLKVGILGGTGFVGQRLITLLQNHPYFEIKEIAASKNSAGKRYEDAVHGKWKLDLPLPNKVKEIIVKDINEVKEISESVDFVFCAVNMDTEDIIKLEEAYAKANTPVISNNSANRMFDDIPMIIPEINSNHFEVIKAQQKRLGTTKGFIVTKPNCSIQSYVPAISALLKYKPTKIIVSTYQAISGSGKLFSDWPEILDNVIPYIGGEEEKSEKEPLKIWGNIKDDKINLATSPIISAQCVRVPVSDGHLATVSVSFEEKPTKDDIIKSWNDFKGKPQLLSLPTAPKQLLTYFEEADRPQTNLDRDMYNGMGITLGRLREDPLFHYKFVCLSHNTLRGAAGGAVLTAELLKEEGYLTSK; translated from the coding sequence ATGAGTAGTAAATTAAAAGTAGGTATACTCGGGGGAACAGGTTTTGTAGGGCAAAGATTAATTACATTATTACAAAACCATCCTTACTTTGAAATAAAGGAAATCGCTGCTAGCAAAAACTCTGCTGGAAAGAGGTATGAGGATGCAGTTCATGGCAAATGGAAGTTAGATCTTCCACTCCCAAACAAGGTAAAAGAAATTATTGTTAAAGATATAAATGAAGTTAAAGAAATAAGTGAATCTGTAGATTTTGTCTTTTGTGCTGTAAATATGGATACAGAAGATATAATTAAGCTAGAAGAAGCTTATGCTAAAGCAAACACACCAGTAATATCAAATAATTCTGCTAATAGAATGTTTGATGATATTCCTATGATAATACCGGAAATAAATTCAAATCATTTTGAGGTAATAAAAGCTCAACAAAAAAGACTTGGAACGACTAAAGGATTTATTGTAACAAAGCCAAACTGTTCAATTCAAAGTTATGTTCCTGCAATTAGTGCACTATTAAAATATAAACCTACAAAGATAATAGTGAGCACTTATCAAGCAATTTCTGGTAGTGGAAAACTATTTTCAGATTGGCCTGAAATACTAGACAACGTAATACCTTATATAGGTGGAGAAGAAGAAAAAAGTGAAAAGGAACCGCTTAAGATTTGGGGAAATATTAAAGATGATAAAATAAATTTAGCTACCTCTCCTATAATAAGCGCACAATGTGTAAGGGTACCTGTATCCGATGGACATTTAGCTACAGTTTCTGTATCTTTTGAAGAAAAACCTACTAAGGATGATATCATAAAATCTTGGAATGACTTTAAAGGAAAGCCACAGTTACTTTCCTTACCTACTGCTCCAAAACAGCTTTTAACCTATTTTGAAGAAGCTGACAGACCTCAGACTAATTTAGATAGAGATATGTATAATGGTATGGGAATTACCCTTGGTAGACTTAGAGAAGATCCATTATTCCATTATAAATTTGTATGTTTATCTCACAATACACTTCGTGGGGCAGCAGGTGGGGCTGTATTAACTGCAGAGTTATTAAAAGAAGAAGGTTATTTAACTTCTAAATAG
- a CDS encoding tRNA 2-thiocytidine biosynthesis TtcA family protein → MNNIAGEGCDILVPFNERKPLKDIEKSLIKTYKKHVWSKFIKAIKEYKLVEEGDRVAVAISGGKDSIIMAKLFQELHRHSDVNFELRFIAMDPGYHDNIRELLIDNCNYLEIPVEIFNSGIFDVVDKIAKDYPCYMCAKMRRGALYAKAKELNCNKLALGHHFNDVIETTLLNVLYAGNFRTMLPKLKASNFEGIELIRPLYYVEEKYIQNFIQNSGIWPLNCACMVSAKKIGNKRHEIKDLIESLKLTNRDIDKSIFKAAENVEIDSILGWKKDGESHSYLEFYDM, encoded by the coding sequence ATGAATAATATAGCTGGAGAAGGTTGCGATATTTTAGTGCCTTTTAATGAAAGAAAGCCATTAAAAGACATAGAAAAAAGTCTTATAAAAACATATAAAAAGCATGTTTGGTCTAAATTTATTAAGGCCATAAAAGAATATAAATTGGTTGAAGAGGGAGATAGAGTTGCAGTTGCTATATCAGGAGGTAAGGATAGCATAATTATGGCTAAGCTATTTCAAGAGTTACATCGCCATAGTGACGTAAATTTTGAACTTCGTTTTATTGCTATGGATCCTGGGTACCACGATAATATTAGAGAACTACTAATAGATAACTGCAATTATTTAGAAATACCTGTAGAGATATTTAATTCAGGTATATTTGATGTAGTTGATAAGATAGCAAAGGATTATCCTTGTTATATGTGTGCCAAAATGAGAAGAGGTGCTCTTTACGCTAAGGCTAAGGAATTAAACTGTAATAAGCTTGCTTTAGGACATCATTTTAATGATGTTATTGAGACGACTTTATTAAATGTTTTATATGCAGGTAATTTTAGAACTATGCTTCCGAAACTAAAGGCGTCAAACTTTGAGGGTATAGAACTTATAAGACCACTATATTATGTAGAAGAAAAATACATACAAAACTTCATCCAAAATAGTGGCATATGGCCACTAAATTGTGCTTGTATGGTATCAGCAAAAAAGATAGGAAATAAAAGACATGAGATAAAAGATCTTATTGAAAGTTTAAAATTAACCAATAGAGATATAGATAAGTCAATATTTAAAGCCGCAGAAAACGTAGAGATAGACTCTATATTAGGATGGAAAAAAGACGGAGAAAGCCATTCATATTTAGAATTTTATGATATGTAA
- a CDS encoding recombinase family protein, whose protein sequence is MKVAIYSRKSRITNTGDSIENQINLCKDYCKNKNIDETFIYEDEGFSGKNTERPEFKKMLDDARCHKFNFIICYRLDRISRNLYDFTNIINELDTLNIQFVSIKEQFDTSSPMGKAMMYIASIFAQLERETTAQRVSDNMLLLAKGGQWLGGQTPLGYKSKCKTFYNNSKIDKKTYVLSPIESEIRTIKLIYDLYDKKGSLNKVKDFLNENMIPAKSSINWTAKRVQIILRSPVYVKSSPKVLDYLSDNNINVFGNPNGHGILIYNKTKNITQKRDRSEWVASISDHNGIIDSTKWLQVQTLLDTNSRMPPSKGTSNRALLVGILKCSNCSGNMYIKHGHTLANSNIRILYYVCENKSKSKGKLCNNGNVRVDEIESALLEDINKILIDTSKLINSLFNTIKLKDYPLYSLNVNKEIQYKNIQIQNLLDELSLSPELSKHIKPKIIELETFVNNLKDKQLYRKIHLENNYLLNLFSKEKLNLSMFKDYITLEEKKYILRELIASIYFDEKNHSLEINYK, encoded by the coding sequence ATGAAAGTAGCTATTTATTCAAGAAAGTCAAGAATAACTAACACTGGAGATTCTATTGAAAACCAAATTAACCTTTGCAAAGATTATTGCAAAAATAAAAATATAGATGAAACATTTATTTATGAAGATGAGGGCTTTTCTGGTAAAAATACTGAAAGACCTGAATTTAAAAAGATGCTAGATGATGCTAGGTGTCATAAATTTAATTTTATAATCTGTTATAGATTAGATAGAATCAGTAGGAACTTATATGACTTTACAAACATCATTAATGAATTAGATACATTGAATATACAATTTGTTAGTATCAAAGAACAATTTGACACATCATCTCCTATGGGTAAGGCTATGATGTATATAGCTTCTATCTTTGCTCAGCTAGAACGTGAGACTACTGCCCAAAGGGTTTCAGATAATATGCTTTTGCTAGCAAAAGGAGGTCAGTGGCTTGGTGGTCAAACTCCATTAGGTTATAAAAGTAAGTGTAAAACCTTTTATAACAATAGTAAAATAGATAAGAAAACTTATGTACTCTCTCCTATTGAAAGTGAAATTAGAACTATAAAGCTTATCTATGATTTATATGATAAAAAAGGATCTTTAAATAAGGTTAAAGATTTTCTAAATGAAAATATGATACCTGCAAAATCTAGCATTAATTGGACCGCTAAAAGGGTTCAAATTATATTAAGATCTCCAGTGTACGTTAAAAGCTCTCCTAAGGTATTAGATTATTTAAGTGATAATAATATAAATGTTTTTGGAAATCCTAACGGACATGGTATTTTAATTTATAATAAAACTAAAAATATAACACAAAAAAGAGATAGATCAGAGTGGGTAGCCTCTATAAGTGATCATAACGGCATAATTGATAGCACTAAGTGGTTACAAGTCCAAACCCTACTAGATACTAATTCAAGGATGCCCCCTTCCAAAGGTACATCAAATAGAGCTCTTTTGGTTGGTATATTAAAATGCTCCAATTGTAGCGGAAATATGTATATTAAGCACGGACATACTTTGGCTAATTCTAATATTAGAATCTTATATTATGTCTGTGAAAATAAATCTAAATCAAAGGGTAAGTTATGTAATAATGGAAATGTAAGAGTTGATGAAATAGAAAGTGCTTTATTGGAAGATATAAATAAAATTTTAATTGATACTTCTAAACTTATTAACTCTCTTTTTAATACCATAAAATTAAAAGATTACCCCTTATATTCTCTTAATGTTAATAAAGAAATACAATATAAAAATATTCAGATCCAAAACTTACTAGATGAATTATCTTTAAGTCCTGAACTCTCAAAACACATTAAACCTAAGATAATAGAACTTGAGACTTTTGTTAACAATTTAAAAGATAAACAGTTATATAGAAAGATTCATCTGGAAAATAATTATCTATTAAATCTTTTTTCAAAAGAAAAGCTTAATTTATCAATGTTTAAAGATTATATTACTCTAGAGGAAAAAAAGTATATCTTAAGAGAACTTATAGCATCTATTTATTTTGATGAGAAAAATCATAGCTTAGAAATAAATTACAAATAA